CAATGAAAACGACGGAGATATCAGCGCTGCTGCAGAGCCAGATGGAGCCCAATAGGAATTATAATAAAGTGCATTCGCGCCACTGTGAGGAGTAACGGCGTCGGTGCTTGTAGCCCAGTTGTAACTGCCTGTAACAATATTTGTTGACCAAAATGAAGGAATGCTTGGTGCCGTCACACTGTCAAAGTTTTCGCTGATGAGGGTGGTTGCCGTGGCGAAGCTTGCCGTCACAGTCGTGTCATTGGCCAGGCTGACCACGCAGGTTCCAGTGCCGGAGCAACCGCCGCCGGACCAGCCGGTGAAGATTGAACCTGCGTCGGCAGCTGCAGTTAAGGTCACGGTCTCATTTTGCAGGAAGCTTGCCGAGCAGGTGCTGCCGCATGAGATCCCGGCCGGCGAGGAACTGACCGTCCCGCTGCCGGTACTGCCTTTAGAAACTGTCAGGGTCTTGGTCAGTGGAGGGATAAAAGAAATGCTGCCGGTCATGGTGGCGGCCTGTGCTGAGATGCCGGTTAGACTAAAGTTGGTGGCAGTGCCGCTGTAGTAGTTTGAGTTGGGGGTGGTGACCGGTCCCCAGCTGGCATTGTTGCTGGAATAGTAGAGGGTGGTGCTGCAGCCTCGGCTTGTTGTGGTCAGCATGTTGCAGTTTGCGGTGCTAGCCTGGACCGGTACGACCCCCTGGTGCCCCCCACCGGCAACATTATTTGTCTCGTAATCGTTAATATCATTACCTCCAACAGAGCCGGATGTAATGTCAATATGGGTAATCAGCAAGCCACCCAGCCACCCTGAACCTAGATAACTACGAAGCCCAAGATCCCATCCAGTAGGCTGGCGGTTTTCAACCAGAAAATATTCAGTACTGCTGATAAGTGGCGACACGAATTTATAGACTGCATTCTGAGAGGAAAGCGGGTGGGCTAGTGACAAGTTGCCAGATGAGGTTGGAGTGACCGGTGTTGCCCAGCCAAGGTATTCCCGTGTCCAGGCATCTAAAGCTGTCGGTGTTACACCACTATACTCTCCGATATCTGCTCCCCAACTGCCGCCTGCCATGAGAGAAAAATGACCCATGCCTCCGTTGCTATATGAAGTGTCGTACAGGTCTGGCAGTCCACACAAGGCATGGCCAAGCTCATGTGCTATAACTCCCATCGGATGCTGAACATCTGAGTTGTTAAGTTCACCGTTAATAGCCCAGCGGGTGACGTATTTACCGCTTGCAAGTACGTCGTACCCCCCCCAAGCATGTGCCCATATCTTTGGTGTCTTGTCACTGCCTGAATCTTCGTAGCCAGCGTAGATGAAATAAATGGAAAGCTCTGATTGTTCAAGAGTGCCATTATTGTTGGTGTCAAACGAAGCAAAATTTACATATGAGGCAGCTTGTGCCAGGGCATGATTGAGAATGGTTGTCTCGGAAGTATAATCGTAACTATTGCCAGAATTAGGATGATTGTCTGCAACGGTAACACTGACAACACCAGGCGTTGCGGATTGGGTATGAGTTGCCGGTAGAACGTTAAGCGTACTGAATGAGTTGTCTTTGAAATATTTTGCTACTGATTTAGCACCGGCAGTTGTATCAAATATTTTTGCGCTCCAACTTGCAGGAGTTGTTGTTGTCATAGTGCGATCTGCAAAATTAACCAAAACAATCAGGAGGTTTCGATTTCCTGAAACCGGGAATGGGACCCAATTACCTGTTCCAGCTGAGATCCCCGAACTGGGTGTTGCAGATGCTTGATTCAGACGTTGTTGGTAGGTGTTTCTAATGTGCTCTGAGAGCAGCTTTTCTGCCTCAGTGTTTCTTTGCGGCTTCAGACGCTTTGGTAGATCAGCAGGAGCTTTTTGCTGAGGCATAACCTTCTGGCCTGACAAACCAAGTGAGCCGTCAGCATTTTTAGTAGCATATTCCCATTCTTTTGTTTTTTTGTTTTTCAGAACAGTATGCCCTGCTTCGGTTTCACTCCAGTTCTGAAATTCATCCCCCTGTTTACGGATTTTGAAACTACTACCATCTGGCTGCGTCACCTCAATTAGGTCCGGCGATGCCGGACCGGCATGCAGTTGCGTGGCACAAAGACTGATGCCGATGACAAAAATGATAATTTTATTAAGCATCTACGTGTTCCTTTATATAGAGATGTTATTTGATTGTCAGGTTTTCCACGGTCAGTGCTCCGCTGGTGCCCCCGATGGTGAGGATGCCTGCGAGCGTGCTGTAAAGACCGGCATTACTACTGAATCCGGCGTTGTAGCCACCCTTTAAGATGACAGGTTTGGTTATGGTCAGGTTCTCTACAAACGGTTCAACGGCCAGAGTGGTTGCATTATGGAGTTCGCGGGCCAAAATGGTAGCACCGGAACCGGCGTTGGCATGGGCAAGGGTTAAGGTGTCATAACCGTTACCACCGCTGATTTTGGCCTTATAGGCACCGGCAAAGGTGCCGGTTACCGTGGTATCGGCGGTGATGCTGAAGCTGCAGCCGCCGGTGCTGCAGCCGCCACCTGACCAGCCGCTGAAGGTTGAGTTTGCATCAGCCGCAGCTGCCAGGGTGACGGTGCTGCCGTTGTCAAGAGTGACCGAGCAGGTGCCGGTTTTGGTACCGCCATTGACGGAGCTGCAGGAGATACCTGAACCGCTGATGCTGCCGCCGCCATTGACAACGCCGGCTGGGGTGGAGGCATGGTTGACAGTGAGGGTGCGTTGGACAACGGGCACTCCTAATACACTGATGTCGTCGATATGGATGTCGTTAC
Above is a window of Trichlorobacter lovleyi SZ DNA encoding:
- a CDS encoding M6 family metalloprotease domain-containing protein — translated: MLNKIIIFVIGISLCATQLHAGPASPDLIEVTQPDGSSFKIRKQGDEFQNWSETEAGHTVLKNKKTKEWEYATKNADGSLGLSGQKVMPQQKAPADLPKRLKPQRNTEAEKLLSEHIRNTYQQRLNQASATPSSGISAGTGNWVPFPVSGNRNLLIVLVNFADRTMTTTTPASWSAKIFDTTAGAKSVAKYFKDNSFSTLNVLPATHTQSATPGVVSVTVADNHPNSGNSYDYTSETTILNHALAQAASYVNFASFDTNNNGTLEQSELSIYFIYAGYEDSGSDKTPKIWAHAWGGYDVLASGKYVTRWAINGELNNSDVQHPMGVIAHELGHALCGLPDLYDTSYSNGGMGHFSLMAGGSWGADIGEYSGVTPTALDAWTREYLGWATPVTPTSSGNLSLAHPLSSQNAVYKFVSPLISSTEYFLVENRQPTGWDLGLRSYLGSGWLGGLLITHIDITSGSVGGNDINDYETNNVAGGGHQGVVPVQASTANCNMLTTTSRGCSTTLYYSSNNASWGPVTTPNSNYYSGTATNFSLTGISAQAATMTGSISFIPPLTKTLTVSKGSTGSGTVSSSPAGISCGSTCSASFLQNETVTLTAAADAGSIFTGWSGGGCSGTGTCVVSLANDTTVTASFATATTLISENFDSVTAPSIPSFWSTNIVTGSYNWATSTDAVTPHSGANALYYNSYWAPSGSAAALISPSFSLATTTNNTISFWMYRDTNGSSYADRVEIYVNNSNSLTNATLLGTVNRATALAPAVNSYGWYNYSFTIPESFNSATNFLIIKSISAYGYNIYIDDISVTGIPLLQYTLTVNHAYTAAGAIKGGGSINGSGISCSAVNGGSKTGTCSVSLDDGSTVTLAAAADANSTFNGWTGGGCSGTDGCSFTIASDTTVTGTFAGAYKTKISGGNGYDTLTLAHGNAADNATILARELHNATSLAAEPFTENLTVTKPITLKGGYNAAFSSNAGLYSTLAGILTIGGTSGSLTVENLIIK